Proteins from a genomic interval of Papaver somniferum cultivar HN1 chromosome 4, ASM357369v1, whole genome shotgun sequence:
- the LOC113276212 gene encoding LRR receptor-like serine/threonine-protein kinase — protein sequence MPVKSFHLLVLFLLTSASLFTRVFSVNDQGEALLSWKKSLNGTIQVFKDWNQNDENPCSWFGVTCNINQQVSEFNISNVDLYGHVPSNLTSLSTSLNKLVLTGANLTGPIPKEIGLLSELNLLDLSDNALTSEIPNELCNLFKLEKLLLNSNRLEGSIPKSIGKLSSLKWLVFYDNQLSGGIPTSIGDMKKLEILRGGGNKNLEGPLPKEIGNCSELVMLGLAETSISGFLPSSLGQLKQLQTLAIYTSLLSGQIPSEIGDCTELVSIYLYENSLTGSIPSRLGNLQNLQNLLLWQNNLVGVIPPELGNCNQLMVIDASMNSLTGSIPLSFGNLSNLLELQLSVNQVSGRLPPQLSNCQSLTHIELDNNQLTGNIPTEIGLLQNLTILFLWQNKLEGSIPVSLGLCKNLEAIDFSQNSLIGSIPKGIFQLKYLNKLLLLSNNLSGEIPAEIGECTSLIRFRANDNRITGPIPSGIGNLKNLNFLDLGSNRLVGKIPEEISGCRNLTFLDLHSNSFTGNLPEKLHQLESLQLVDVSNNLVEGTLSSNIGSLSSLTKLVLSQNKFSGPIPSEVGSCSKLQLLDLSGNELSGEIPATLGKIPSLEIALNLSSNRLSGKMPQEFSSLEKLGVLDISYNQLTGDLQFLSGLQNLVVLNISFNNFSGRVPYTPFFTKLPLSNLAGNPSLCFSGSHCSSDAGGASSRHSAAARIAMIVLLCAAAGLLMAAFYIIIREKRLPSPDDDTDGSHYDVDGDDDVEMCPPWEVTLYQKLDLSISDVARSLVAANIIGKGTSGIVYKAHIPSGLTIAVKKFRNSDKVSTAAFSSEIATLARIRHRNIVRLLGWGANRKSKLLFYDYLPNGTLGQLLHDHESTTSLVEWETRFKIALGVAEGLSYLHHDCVPPTLHRDVKAHNILLGDRYEAVLADFGLARLVEDDNGSFSANPQFAGSYGYFAPEYGNMLKITEKSDVYSFGVVLLEIITGKKPVDPAFPEEQHIVQWVREHLKNQKDPAKILDPKLQGRPDPQIQEMLQALGISLLCASNRAEDRPTMKDVAALLREIRQEQPAGTENSKPGSCWKKQSTSSKEEESSYSSTAVTPASLLLLQGSSQNSSIGYSSASSGVVGVMSSHHLQPHERK from the exons ATGCCTGTAAAATCATTTCATTTGTTGGTTCTCTTCTTGTTAACATCCGCGTCGTTATTCACCCGGGTGTTTTCTGTAAATGATCAAGGGGAAGCATTATTATCATGGAAGAAGAGTTTAAACGGAACGATACAAGTGTTCAAAGATTGGAACCAAAATGATGAGAATCCATGTTCTTGGTTTGGTGTTACATGCAACATTAATCAACAAGTGAGTGAATTTAACATAAGTAATGTTGATTTATATGGTCATGTTCCAAGTAACTTAACTTCATTAAGTACTTCATTGAATAAGCTTGTATTAACAGGTGCTAATCTAACTGGTCCAATTCCTAAAGAAATTGGTTTGTTAAGTGAATTGAATTTGTTAGATTTAAGTGATAATGCACTTACTAGTGAAATTCCTAATGAGTTATGTAATTTGTTTAAACTAGAAAAACTTCTTCTTAATTCCAATAGACTCGAAGGTTCGATACCGAAGAGTATCGGAAAGCTTTCGAGCTTGAAATGGTTAGTGTTTTATGATAATCAACTTAGTGGTGGAATTCCTACTTCTATTGGTGATATGAAGAAATTAGAGATTCTTAGAGGTGGTGGTAATAAAAATCTGGAAGGTCCACTGCCTAAAGAGATTGGTAATTGTAGTGAATTGGTTATGTTAGGATTGGCAGAAACTAGTATTTCCGGTTTTTTACCGTCTAGTCTCGGCCAACTCAAGCAACTTCAAACCTTAGCTATTTATACTTCTCTTTTATCCGGCCAGATTCCTTCGGAAATCGGTGATTGTACTGAATTGGTAAGCATATACTTATACGAGAATTCACTTACCGGTTCGATTCCTTCCCGGTTAGGAAATTTGCAGAATCTTCAAAACTTACTTCTATGGCAGAACAACTTAGTTGGAGTGATTCCACCGGAGCTTGGGAATTGTAATCAACTGATGGTAATTGATGCTTCTATGAATTCACTTACTGGGAGTATTCCTCTCAGTTTCGGGAATTTGAGTAATTTGTTGGAACTTCAGTTGAGTGTTAACCAAGTATCGGGACGATTACCGCCACAGCTTTCGAATTGTCAATCTCTGACTCATATTGAGCTTGATAATAATCAGTTAACGGGAAATATTCCGACGGAAATTGGGCTACTTCAGAATCTTACTATACTGTTTCTATGGCAAAATAAACTGGAAGGAAGCATTCCGGTCTCGCTCGGTCTGTGCAAGAATCTTGAAGCGATTGATTTCTCTCAGAATTCATTAATAGGTTCGATTCCGAAAGGAATTTTTCAGTTGAAGTATTTGAATAAGCTACTTCTGTTATCAAATAATTTATCAGgtgaaattccagcagaaatcggCGAATGTACTTCTCTTATTCGATTCAGAGCTAATGATAACAGAATTACTGGGCCAATTCCTTCAGGGATCGGGAACTTGAAGAATCTTAATTTCTTAGATCTTGGATCGAATCGTTTGGTTGGTAAAATACCGGAAGAAATCTCAGGTTGTCGGAATCTTACATTTCTTGATTTACACTCAAATTCATTTACCGGAAACCTACCGGAGAAGTTACATCAGCTTGAGTCACTTCAGTTGGTTGATGTTTCTAACAACTTAGTCGAAGGAACATTGAGTTCAAATATTGGATCGCTGAGTTCACTCACTAAACTCGTTTTGAGTCAAAACAAGTTTTCTGGTCCGATTCCTTCTGAAGTTGGGTCTTGTTCAAAGCTTCAGTTACTTGATTTGAGTGGAAATGAGCTATCTGGTGAAATTCCAGCCACACTGGGTAAGATTCCTTCATTGGAAATTGCATTGAATCTAAGCTCAAACAGATTATCAGGTAAGATGCCTCAAGAATTTTCAAGTTTAGAGAAGCTTGGAGTTCttgatatttcttataatcagtTGACAGGAGATTTACAATTTCTATCGGGCCTTCAAAACCTCGTGGTACTCAATATCTCATTCAACAATTTCTCTGGTCGTGTCCCTTACACGCCATTTTTCACAAAGCTTCCGTTAAGCAATCTAGCAGGAAATCCTTCCCTATGTTTCTCTGGTAGTCATTGTTCTTCAGATGCAGGTGGTGCCTCTTCAAGACACAGTGCAGCAGCTAgaatcgcaatgattgtgttattATGTGCGGCAGCGGGGTTACTTATGGCGGCATTCTACatcatcataagagagaaaaggCTGCCGAGTCCAGATGATGATACCGATGGTTCCCACTATGatgttgatggtgatgatgatgtggAAATGTGCCCACCCTGGGAAGTCACATTGTACCAGAAACTCGATTTATCAATCTCTGACGTGGCAAGAAGTTTAGTAGCCGCTAACATTATTGGTAAAGGAACTTCAGGAATTGTATACAAAGCGCATATTCCGTCTGGGTTAACGATTGCTGTTAAGAAATTTCGGAATTCTGATAAAGTTTCCACCGCAGCATTTTCTTCAGAAATTGCCACTTTGGCAAGAATAAGGCACAGGAATATTGTAAGATTATTAGGCTGGGGTGCAAACCGGAAATCGAAATTGTTGTTTTACGATTACTTGCCTAATGGGACACTGGGGCAACTACTGCATGATCACGAGTCCACAACAAGTTTAGTTGAATGGGAAACTAGGTTCAAGATTGCACTTGGTGTTGCTGAAGGTCTTTCTTATTTGCATCATGATTGTGTGCCTCCTACACTACACCGGGATGTCAAAGCTCATAATATATTACTAGGCGACCGGTATGAGGCTGTTTTGGCTGATTTTGGACTCGCCCGGTTAGTCGAAGATGATAATGGCTCCTTTTCTGCTAATCCGCAATTTGCTGGGTCTTATGGATATTTTGCCCCTG AGTACGGAAATATGCTAAAAATTACTGAAAAGAGTGACGTGTACAGTTTCGGGGTTGTACTATTAGAGATCATAACAGGTAAGAAACCAGTTGATCCAGCATTTCCAGAAGAGCAACACATAGTACAATGGGTGCGAGAACATTTGAAGAACCAGAAGGATCCGGCTAAGATTTTGGACCCAAAACTCCAAGGTAGACCAGACCCACAAATACAAGAAATGCTGCAGGCCTTAGGAATATCATTACTATGTGCCAGCAACAGAGCTGAAGATAGACCCACAATGAAAGATGTGGCAGCATTGCTTAGAGAAATTAGACAAGAACAACCAGCAGGAACCGAAAATTCTAAACCCGGTTCATGTTGGAAAAAACAATCAACATCATCAAAAGAAGAGGAAAGTTCTTATTCTTCAACAGCAGTAACGCCAGCATCACTATTATTACTTCAAGGGTCTTCTCAAAATTCTTCAATTGGTTACTCTTCTGCTTCCTCAGGTGTTGTTGGTGTTATGTCTTCTCATCACCTACAACCTCATGAGAGAAAGTAG
- the LOC113272889 gene encoding protein MAIN-LIKE 1-like produces MWPIDKECSKVQEYVQNSGFYPLIKYDNDKIDRALINAFCERWYPETNTYHLPFGEMTPTLEDVERITGLPSKGEEVYITYAGKTMTWKFTYDLIKRTLGKTEAQLKQEGALCGTPKKLEKRLKLNWLRDNFKIKEKDYKKRKEQCARAYLLYVIVSIIYGDKSGGSVYAYFLQCLEDLDKVNTYSWATSCLACLFHQLGKGSRSEIYSMAGCMTVWLNDHFLTLQRHTKNSGYEECQPRASLYIADLTTQQEINLKIELVELREALDDLQEDKVTWDPYNSIQDGLVYQVGHYIGAIRCFGIVEWHNRNTVFRKFGSIQDIPRGVFFDKNKTEKAAV; encoded by the exons ATGTGGCCAATTGATAAAGAATGTTCAAAAGTTCAAGAGTATGTGCAAAACAGCGGTTTCTATCCATTAATCAAGTATGACAATGATAAGATTGATCGGGCTCTTATTAATGCATTTTGTGAGCGTTGGTATCCGGAGACCAACACTTATCATCTACCTTTTGGTGAAATGACTCCAACACTTGAGGATGTTGAGCGCATCACCGGGTTACCTTCTAAAGGAGAAGAAGTTTATATAACATATGCAGGTAAGACCATGACTTGGAAATTtacatatgatttgattaaaagaACTCTTGGAAAAACTGAGGCACAACTTAAGCAAGAAGGGGCATTGTGTGGAACCccgaaaaaattagaaaaaaggtTAAAGCTTAACTGGTTAAGGGATAATTTCAAGATTAAAGAGAAGGATTATAAGAAAAGAAAGGAGCAATGTGCTAGAGCATACCTCCTTTATGTAATCGTCTCAATCATATACGGTGATAAATCAGGTGGAAGTGTTTATGCTTATTTCTTACAATGTTTAGAAGATTTAGACAAAGTTAATACTTACTCTTGGGCCACATCTTGCTTGGCTTGCTTGTTCCATCAATTGGGGAAAGGTTCTAGAAGTGAGATTTATTCCATGGCTGGTTGTATGACT GTATGGTTGAATGATCACTTCCTGACTCTTCAGAGGCATACTAAAAATAGTGGATATGAAGAATGTCAACCTCGAGCGTCTTTGTACATAGCAGATCTAACAACTCAACAGGAAATAAACCTTAAAATTGAATTGGTTGAGTTGCGTGAAGCACTTGATGACCTTCAGGAAGATAAAGTAACATGGGATCCATATAACTCAATACAAGATGGTTTGGTTTATCAAGTTGGTCACTACATTGGAGCGATTCGATGTTTCGGGATTGTTGAGTGGCATAATCGAAATACAGTATTTAGGAAATTTGGTTCCATCCAAGATATTCCTAGGGGTGTTTTCTTTGATAAGaataaaactgaaaaagcggcggtctaa
- the LOC113276213 gene encoding exocyst complex component SEC8-like: MKLCMHIIVALTKQFRIIPNFILRLFSESAEGISILKVDLAEAKKRLGTRNKQLHQLWSRSVTLRHIISLLDQIEGIAKVPSRIEKLIAEKQFYAAVQLLIQSTLMLEREGLQAVGALQDVRNELTKLRGALFYKVLEELHSHLYDKGDYRL, encoded by the exons ATGAAGTTGTGCATGCATATCATAGTGGCTTTAACAAAGCAATTCAGAATTATTCCCAACTTT ATCCTGCGACTGTTCAGTGAATCGGCTGAAGGTATTTCCATTTTAAAGGTTGACTTGGCAGAGGCAAAGAAGCGCCTTGGCACCCGTAACAAGCAATTGCATCAGTTGTGGTCTAGGTCTGTCACATTGCGCCATATAATCTCGTTGCTGGATCAAATTGAAGGCATAGCTAAG GTTCCATCTCGTATTGAGAAGCTTATTGCTGAAAAGCAATTCTATGCCGCGGTTCAATTGCTTATCCAGTCAACATTGATGCTTGAGAGAGAGGGCCTTCAAGCG GTTGGTGCTTTGCAAGATGTTCGTAATGAATTAACAAAGTTGCGTGGAGCTCTATTTTATAAGGTTTTGGAGGAATTGCATAGCCATTTGTATGATAAGGGTGATTACAG actttaa